DNA from Larimichthys crocea isolate SSNF chromosome XIII, L_crocea_2.0, whole genome shotgun sequence:
GAGACGGTATAGCAAACaagatgacaaaaaaattaCACTCAGTTCTGGTGTAAGGATTAAGAAATACATTCATAAAACTAtacatatagacatatataacTTCAGTACAATATTTCAAGCAAAATACATTTGTCAAAACTTTCAGTTGTGTGCTACAATAGTGAAGCAATGTCTCCTACACAAAATAAGGCCATTGTAAACCGAACAAGCCCTCATTTTCGCGAAAAATCTAAAGGCAGGTTTTGTCCACGCCGCCTCTAGGAATCTCACTCTTCTTTCTCTAAATAATACCTCTCTccttacaaaaataaaatacgtATTTTAACATAGCACTCGAGACAATTCAGGTTGATTGAAGATGCATTAGAAAAAGTTTTGCACACAATAAAACTGAGTTGGAGAATGCTCAATGTGAATTTTACAAGGAAGCAAGCAAGTGTATGGGTTTATATTCCAAGCAACCACAGCCTTTGCTTTTAAACCTGAGCGGAGCCATGTAGAGATACTGTCTAACTCAAGCTAATACAATCTTTACCTATCTAAGACACTGTTCGCCAAGCTCCACATGCTCCATGCTGTTTCCCATAAACTGCTTGTACGTGTCTGTAATCAACACTTTGGTTAATCCAACAATTTAGCTGACCTGCTTGGATGCATCTACTTTCACACTTTTAAAAAGTCGAAGCCTCAACACGGCTTTGAAAAACCATTTCCACTCTCTCCGACAGCCTGCTGCAACTCTGACCTGCTGTTCGTaagcatccttttttttttttactcacaaaAAAAGACTGTGTCCAAATAAATAATGACCATGTGATGAGACAATGCATGTTAATCATGTGATACTACAGTACATTTGTTCTAATATATGGTAAATGCCATGACAAGAGAAAAAGgtgttaatgtttcatttctgaaaAACCCTGATCCTTAAGTTATCTTGACTGTGGTCTACAACTTGAGTTTACAAGTGGTGTTTTTCACAAATATCTACACATTTAAATCTCTCACTCACATCTTGCCGCCCTGCCACTCATTATAACAGTATGCATCACGCGGTACGATAAATACACCTCAGTCAAAGACATACACCCTCGCTACACTTTGATGAAAGGCAATATTGCAACTTTCCTTTTGGTTGCGGGAATCAAAATTTCGCAAATGCTCTCTgcactgaataaaaacacttcttataggatttatatatatatatatatcttagcATTGTTTCTTCCCCTACTTTCCATCTTCATCTGGTAATGTTTAGGGCTACTCGATAAACAGCAAAGTGACATATACATTTGTATATAAGCTCCAAAGTATTGGAAATCACATGGAAAAATATTAACAGTATTTACGAAGGACCAAACATTCAGCAGGGACGTTATACAAGTCTAGAAATTTCTTTTAGATATCTGTCTCGTTTTTTGTTGTTCTATGTTCTTTCGATGTATTTTCTCTCTCGTCTACCAAGATTTTTTCATGTTCACAAAAGGCGCGCACTGAAGAGAATGTGTGCAAATACCAAGAGTATAAGTCCTTATTTTTACATCATGCCAGCTGTGCACAAAAATAGATACAAATTAATAAGGTACATAAAATTACTTCATATACATGACCATTACAGTTACAGATCAAGGAATAGCTCCAAAAGATACAAAGAAATTGGAACCAGGACCTTGATGGTTCTTTTAAAAAGGGTTGTACATGATGGGAAGGTCAAAACTGACCATCTTCTCCCTCCCATAAAATTCAAGAATGCCAGAGATCCCTTTATCCAAAGTTCAAAGAGCATTGAAATGTGAATTCTGTTGGTCTGAGGTGCTGAGAAGACAAAATGCCTCGGAGTTTCCCTTTTTGCAGAAGGACGACGAGAGGAACGAgctacagagcagcagcagacgaTATGCAGAACATATGGACGTGATAAAACCAAATGTGAGCTCATGAACGCGCACAAGCTTTGATAGCCTATAGCTAGAGACTATTATGTCTCTAAACATTACCGGAATACGACAGTCTTTAGTGTCATTATCCATACACAAGGTTTGGTGTTGGTCTCAAGACAGACAGATTcaaaatacactaaaaaaaaaaaacagctgaaaagaaaaatacatgttcatcttaaagaaaaaagttaaCACCAGTAGTTCAGTTTGTCCTGCTACTCCTCTGCTATCATGGAAGGAGTCAACCTAACACATTTTACTTAAACAGCCGACAGGTCAGTCTCACCTTGTGttttcaaatacaaataaaatgtcttcacatAATAAGGACATCTGCGCAATTGCTCAAGGAAAACATGCCTGGGCTGTTTTTCTCAAAAAGGAGATGCTAAAAGCATTTGTTCGTTTCAAGAGGTCAAAATTGTTGAGTTGGATTGGAGttgaattatttctttaaataacacaaatgcaaaagtaaatgCTTTGTCACTCTGAGACATCTTTACAAGatgtaaatgtgtttcaaaTGCACCTACTtactcattttgtctttttaaatagttctaaatataatttgtttgtcaaataaatgacTGTGGTGACCGCTCAGATTTAATCAGCAGCAGAACTGACCTGTTTCGGCTCTCGTAGTGGGCCTTCGCACTGAAATTCAAAATATCCTCGAGTTACATTTCCATGCTGGCATTCAAACAAAAGATTCAGATGCAGTgtgaccaaataaaataaaaaaataaataaacaggtgGTCAACCACTGCATGTttgtaacacaaacataatacatattttacagtaaagtgCCATCTTCATTACATACAGCCTGACAGGAAATATGAAGAGTGACATATTGCACCTGAAACAAGTAAAACGCCCGTACATGGCAGGTTAACAATCACCGTAAATAGTCAgatatcaaaaagaaaaaaaaaactcatctggAATCAAATACACgtttaaacatttacaacagGTTTAGTTACAGTCAGTGTGACGGAGAGGGGTGACCACAGAGAAGGTAGGAGGGTTAAAGGTTGTAGTTGGTACCAGTTGTGTGCGTGTTTGCCTTGTGTTTGCGTGTTTGGCTGTGATCTGACCACACGtggcgagagagacagaggcacgCTACTCCCTTCATCGGTTAAGGAAGGGGTGTGACAAAAAGATGACATCACAATGTGGGAAATCAACAGGAAGTTCAAACAAGTCTAGGTGCtggtatattatatatatataaatggaGAGAGTGACTGTGCCACTCCCTCAATGTCAAACACAAGAACCCCATACAAGAGCTGGACACGCTTTCCAGAACGCCTTTGTGCTGAGTTCCCCGTGTGGTACAACAGTCCTTTTATGCTCTAAAGATGAAGGCAGGATCAGAAATGGGTAGCTGGCTGACTAATTtgctctcttcttctgcagatGGCCATGACAGCGCTCTCCCCGTCAACCCCATCcatccttctccctctgctcaGTGCGGTGCTCTTTTCTCAGGACGCATTGCAAAATAAAGTGGCGCTATTACTCCTGTAACATTGGTCAAGCTAAATTAAAAGATTGAAGCACTTTAAAATGTCTCTACGAGGGTTGCAAGCAAACATGCAGAATGCAGCcgacacatacataaacacaaataagtATTTAactatctatttatatatatatatgtatatctatatataaactCTGCCCTGTGAAAATTATAGAATAGCAGTGTTGCTACCTCACATAATAGCCATTATGTGAATATCCAAGCCTGTTTCccaggtgtgtttatgtgtttggcCTAGCGTTCTCAGCTCATGTGTGTAGAAtgaatcttctttttttgcattacaTCTAAGTCATTGACTCTGCTACATATCCATACTTTATATTGTATACTAGTTCATCTACTActtatagtaataataacaacaataacaattgctttggttttaaaaaataaagttttttttttcttagtttggCATAGAGAGTTTAGAAACTGGCATCGGGATGGCCCTGGGATGAGTCGTGCCACGGAAATCTGGTACCTTGGAATGCAGAATATGGCACCCGGTGGGTCATTGTGTCGTGTTGAAATGGGAGAGTGAAAAATGCTACATGTTCTGGTAAATCATATCTGCTTCGAGTTGAATTtgctaaactttttttttttttaaactcaaaacACTGATCACTAGGTGATATTATGGACGTCGAGTGTAATGTCCGGTATCAGATATGGCAgcgtgtcagtgtgtgtattcatgtggaTGATCGGGTGTTTGCACCTATATGTCAAATGTGTCTTCCTGCACAGATGCACatgagtatgtatgtgtgggtgtgtgtctgtctgtgtgtgtgtgtgcgtgtgtgtatgtgtgtatgtgtacctGTCTTGCACTTGCACAAATACAGTCgttgtgtatatacagtacgtGTGTCCATGTCTACGTGACTTCTGCCTGTGCCCGTGCATGTGGGTTTCTACTGGGTGTCTAGGTGCATGAAGGGCTGGTGGCGCTCTCCAGGGAGGACTGAGAGAGGCGTCTGGTGAGGGGTCCGATGCTGGGATCTGCCAGAGAGGAGGTAGGGAACAGCTTGTACCAGCCACTGACTGTGGCAGACAGGTCCAAGTCCTCCAGGAGGATCTGGGCCATTCCCATGAAGCACTTGTGGTCCATACGCCCGTAATCCCCCCACACTATTACCTAGAGTCAAGATGAGAATAAATTAGACATACAACACTAAGATCTGGatttacactttttaaatgGATAGCTTTAGAAGGAAGCTGTCATTTAGCTTCATATGCCAGTTTTGGTTATTCTTCCCACCTAATAGGAGCTCGTTTGGAAAAAGGTGATGGCTAATATCAGTCAAATCCAAATAAACTTCAATAATACAGTGATACAGTCAAAGTTTCCTATTTCAGGCAGACATATACAAATTCACTGATGAAAATGCCGAAACCATGTAATGTGACACGTCACAGCTAAGAAACGAAAGAATCCTGACAGTTACATATTTCAAAtacagatttgtgtgttttacaaatATCTTGAAATGAGGAATGCTTATAAGGGTGCTACAGAAAACGTAATTAGACTCAAAGAAAATTCTTCAGGCCAGTCAGTTTGCTTTGATAGGATATGGTGATGCTTAGATCAGATGAGAAAACATATATTATGTTAGACATTTATTGGTGTTAACTTTGTGTTAATGGGTGGAAAACGATCAGGGAGACaaagaaaactataaaaaataaattgacatACCTGTAGGACTTTGCCCTGAGGACTCTCATCAAACAAGAGAGCCTGCTGGTAGGTGGGGTCCAGATTCCTCTTCACTACTTTGGTTTTCTTCTTGGCCAAGCACACTCCGTTCTCCAGCACATACACCTTAACGTAGGTCGCTGcagacaaaagcaacaaaacacagtgaaactcCGACATGGGAAACACACTGGACAAAGGAGCGTAGTGAGCAGACTTTTAATGGAGTGGGTGAAGTCAGCTTTAGAGTACCTGGTATGTTCTTGGAGCCCGGTTTGGCGGTCAACCCTCTGGCCTGGTTGACCTCCACCTCCAGTTGCCCTCCTCTGTCTACCATGCCTACATGGACATCCCCTGTAGAggtgataaaaacaataataatacatgagGAATCTATATAATCGGAATCAAACACTTCAAACACCATGGGGTTAAGTTAACTGTGTTTTGCTATAAGCGTTTGGTACACTGGTGGTTGCAATGGCTAATATCTAACTGCAGAGGGCGACACAGAGCTGTAACTGTCACAACCAGCGTTGGAGCacagttctgttgtttttcacaaGCAATGACCTTTGCATGAAAGATTTATACCTCATGCAAGAATAACTTCATCCATGCTGAGTGAATACGCAGTATTATGCAGTATTTTTAGATGCTGCTGCGCATCTAATGGTTTATAACAGGCTGTGTATATTTGTTAACTTGATTCGCCATCATCTTCGTTTGTGTTCGAGCTTTTAATGCCTCTGATTGTGGTGATTGTGATGACTGGTTGAGGCTGATAGGTGATATGCTTTTGTCACTGTTTTAACAGTCCTAAATCTACAAGAGTGAAAGAATCTCATGGAATCTCAGAAATAATCAAACAAAATTAGAGATTGAGGGATGGattgaagtggaaaaaaatggtGTTGCTGGTCGTCATTCTTTGCTTACCCATGGGGGGTGTAGCTAATGTTTGCCGGCCTACGATCTGAGCGGGGCCTAGTCCATCCAGAAAGTCACTGAACTGGCTCTCAGGCCCCAGGCGTGTAGTAGGGAAGACAAATCTGGGAGGGAGGAAACAGAATAGTGATGGATGGATACTGTATATGGATGGATTGGTGGATGACTTGCTGGTTCGGATACTCACGTTCCATCAGAGCTGTTTGAGTTGGTGCTGCCGTCGGTTGAGTCCTTGCTGCCCTGCCGTGTCACTCGGTTCCTCATTTCCACGGCAATGCCGGTCTCCGTGCTCCGTCGGATGGTGCTGCGAAGCTTCTTAGTCCcaccatctaaaaaaaaaaaaaaaaaaacacagaggatcATAGCTCCTGCTTTAAGCGGTCTTATTTTTAACAGGATAATCCACTAAGCATAATCAGAGCAAGTCGCTGAGCTGTCTGATAAGGAAGTCAGGTATTACACCGACCAGATAAGCCTATCATTGGTACTTGTAGCATGTATCTGTCCTTCCTTCAAGAGAAGTTCTTTTTGGTACCAAgtgtacaaaagaaaacagactgaGAATGGATCTGTCTGTCAAACCTTTTCATGCCTGTGAAGCTGGCTGCACAAGAAATATCTACAATGTTTGCCCTTTTTAAAGCACTCACTGGAAATAAGGATAAATTCAGGTTGGCCTTGAGAACAGCCGTCTCTCTACTATTTATTTTGAAGCAAGTTCACTCAGGCGAGGAAGGCAATCTCACCTAATTTCCACTGAGACATCCCCGCACTATTGGAAGATCTCCACTTCCCAGGTTTTTTTTACTACGGCCCGttttaaacacactttttacAATGGCTTGTGAGTAGGGGGCAATAAGTTTtttagggggggggggtgacTTGTGAGCTCTGACTTACGAGGTAGAAACACATACAATTCGGTGGCTTGAGGGAATGCTGTGAGTGCTGGGGTAGAAAGAAAGTCAGAGAAGCTGAGCTTgagaaggggggggggcggAAAGAGGGAAAGGTATTTAGGGTTTATAGCTCTGCTGACGCTAGGAGAAGGGGAgtgagctgcagagctgctaaCGCCAGAAGAAGCTTTCAGGGCATCATCCCCTGTAATGACACACTGTATCTCAGTGTGACTTGACATGCTGAGTTCAAAGTAGCAGGGCTCAGTCGAAGTGATTCAGGATATGACATGTGAGGCTGCGCACTCGTGCAGTTTTAGCACACGGCCCTTCCCTCATCTCTTCTATCGCTCCCGTCTTTGTCTCGCTATCCTTCTCGCAAAACATTACCCAGATTTCTCAGGgtacacatttcacatttccttatattttatacacaaaataactatataaatatatatacatgtgtacTAGAGGAAGGTGCTAAATGTCATTTGGAGTTAATATTAAAAAATTCCAAACTCAGATCTATTTAATGTAATCTACAGAGACACGtgcatacattcacacacaaacatcatgcCGACACTAGACAGCAGTAGCGTCTGTGCATTCACACCTCGGTgcatgttttacacacacacacacacacacgcacactgcaCGTGAGGAGTAAGGGTGACATTTCGTCAGACGGGAGTATGAGAAAGtatgagaaatgagaaattgGTCAACAAAGTCTAATTTCAAGGACTTCCCTTTGAGAGGGTCTTTCTAGGctggcaatttttttttaatcctgctGGGATTTAAATTCTTGAAAATGTCTTCAAGCTTTCACAGATGTCTCTAAGTTTTCCCCTTCAACTTGTTTATTTGCAGGTAAATCACTTGTTGCCAAAGCAGCAACAAGAGGAACAAACTGACCTAGCTTCCTGTTTCGATGCAGTGTCCATGCAGCTCATTACGACTGCAGTGGCTGTAGAAACTCGTATGCCTCCCCTCTATAGGAGCCCAGATAGTTGAATGCTGCAGTGAAGTCACCAAAGGAGACTTTTAACAAGCGGTTGCTCATTGTTGCTAGTTAAGCGCACACACCCAGGTACAGTGGTCCCACTTCATTAGCCTGAGCAACTCCAAGCTCATTAAGCATCCTCACCATGCCCATCTCATCCCCATGACAACTGCAGACACCctgcatcatcaccatcactatGGAGATAACAGACAGCAAACAAAGCCACTTGATAGAGACtttggagggagggggggctgaAAAGAGTCGATTTAACAAGAGGTGAGGGgacttagagagagagagagggatgaaacagaagagagaggacaAGCAGAAGTAAGCGCTAAAAGGAAAATGGGTGAAGAGAAAGATGAGAATGATGGGGTCCCATGGGTGGTGGAGATGAGGAAAGGGGTGCTGCCTTCTGCTGCCTTCTATTTATAATCCTGCAGTCAAGAATATTtaaacagacagtgtgtgtgtgtgtgtgtgtgtgtgtgtgtgtgtgtgtgtgtgtgtctgtgtgtgtctgtgtgtgtgtgtgtgtgtgtgtctgtgtttgcggCATCACACCAAACTCCATGCACTCCTGCTGCCATGACAACCCCTGCCCTCGGATCTCGACCCAGACAATGCCACCTGAGACAACTGGCGCCATGGAGACAGGCTCATCTCCCCCATcactttttccaaaaaaaaaaaaaaattaatctgtTCACAGAAACTCACTGCACTttagactgaaacaaaagatcagcagcatcactgcaacaacaacaacaacctgaacTCTTCTGCCTCGCTTGTATTTGAACCACACAGGCctgctaaaaaataaaaaatcatttacaCATCATCTCGGTATCATGACAATCAAAAGTGTCAAAAATGATGGTGAATCTGTCAAAATAAGATTCATACGCATAAGTGGGACATCTCCACTATAACCCAGTCTTAACTTCATAACCACACTTGTTACTCATTTGTCAGCCGGCCCCTCCCCTCTCATCAAAACAGACCCCCCCACaatcccaccaccaccaccatcccccCATGGTGCGAAGCAGTGATCTCTTCCTTCCTATTTAatcccctcctcctcgtctgcGCTTTCCCTCCATTCGTTTCCATGGCAATGCCGTCTGCATTGCACCAAGAGCCCCGGCCGGCGTGTTCACTCATAAGcctttcccctctttctctctgtgtgcgtgtgtcttcCTTCGCTCGTATTGTCCTCTCCATGAGTCTCATCCCATAATCAGCCACCGCGTCTTTCTTTCTCCGTCTTTAAATCtacgctctctcttttttatttttattgttgctttttatcTCCAGCTCTTTGTTCCCGTGCCGTCTTTCCTTGCTCCCCCTTTTTACTATACATACACTCCTTATGCACTGATTCCTTTATTGTATTTGCTTAATCTGCATTGCCTttcgtttttttcctttctctggTAGTTGCCCAGTTCTTTTGGCCTCCATCCATCTTTATCACACAACTCTTATCTCTTTTCCCGGTCCATCTGATCTAAATTATTTAGCGTATTTTCTCCTCTAGCCAGCCCTGCTGAGCTAACTTTGTTATATAGTGttaacatcaaacacacacacgtcctaGAGGAAGTAATTAGAGGTAGTCTCACATGCAGTATAATATGCCATTTGAGCAGAAGCTAGAGCATTACATAAGCTGTTGTGCTTTACCATGCTAGAGGAGAGGGTATCTTGGGTCTTTGTGTGCTACAAGGCTGTTGAAAAGTGTCTCCACTATCATGAGTAATGCCTCGTCCCTGAAGACGCACTCGCAGAAATGTACAGCAATCGCACGCTCAAAACtttctttgtgtgcgtgtgtgta
Protein-coding regions in this window:
- the rims3 gene encoding regulating synaptic membrane exocytosis protein 3 isoform X1, with translation MPCDPAALSGESVKQTSAHQHCKNKTQNDDILTDTTEANNYLTTSDPAHCLHRSLLPAPTFPALQSNGTMMLSSSVEVPSPGGMSGLSGLSAAARNVVRSSSISGAMYSLDKSPGSGGPDSTSLAGNKKRRSSLGAKMVAIVGLSQWSKSTQQLNQQDGGTKKLRSTIRRSTETGIAVEMRNRVTRQGSKDSTDGSTNSNSSDGTFVFPTTRLGPESQFSDFLDGLGPAQIVGRQTLATPPMGDVHVGMVDRGGQLEVEVNQARGLTAKPGSKNIPATYVKVYVLENGVCLAKKKTKVVKRNLDPTYQQALLFDESPQGKVLQVIVWGDYGRMDHKCFMGMAQILLEDLDLSATVSGWYKLFPTSSLADPSIGPLTRRLSQSSLESATSPSCT
- the rims3 gene encoding regulating synaptic membrane exocytosis protein 3 isoform X2, which encodes MMLSSSVEVPSPGGMSGLSGLSAAARNVVRSSSISGAMYSLDKSPGSGGPDSTSLAGNKKRRSSLGAKMVAIVGLSQWSKSTQQLNQQDGGTKKLRSTIRRSTETGIAVEMRNRVTRQGSKDSTDGSTNSNSSDGTFVFPTTRLGPESQFSDFLDGLGPAQIVGRQTLATPPMGDVHVGMVDRGGQLEVEVNQARGLTAKPGSKNIPATYVKVYVLENGVCLAKKKTKVVKRNLDPTYQQALLFDESPQGKVLQVIVWGDYGRMDHKCFMGMAQILLEDLDLSATVSGWYKLFPTSSLADPSIGPLTRRLSQSSLESATSPSCT